One part of the Sphingopyxis sp. TUF1 genome encodes these proteins:
- a CDS encoding BolA family protein: protein MSSKGPVQQEMESLLAAAFPDANFTVSNDSAKHHGHAGDDGSGESHFSLAIEWAGFAGMNRVMRQRAVNRALGDLPGQRVHALAIRATAPGE from the coding sequence ATGAGCAGCAAAGGTCCCGTACAGCAAGAGATGGAAAGCCTGCTCGCCGCAGCCTTTCCCGACGCCAATTTCACCGTCAGCAACGACAGCGCCAAGCATCATGGCCACGCCGGCGACGATGGCAGCGGCGAATCGCATTTCAGCCTGGCCATTGAATGGGCAGGCTTTGCCGGCATGAACCGCGTTATGCGGCAGCGCGCCGTTAACCGGGCGCTCGGCGACCTGCCGGGGCAGCGGGTCCACGCGCTCGCGATCCGCGCAACGGCGCCGGGCGAATAG
- a CDS encoding BrnA antitoxin family protein translates to MTTTGRPSEKEIQRMIASDPDAPEATDEQLAQARPFAEAFPALADKMRRNVSGRPKADKTKVAVSIRLDSEVLEAFKAGGPGWQSRMNKALRKVAGI, encoded by the coding sequence ATGACAACGACCGGACGCCCGAGCGAAAAGGAAATTCAGCGGATGATCGCCAGTGATCCCGACGCGCCGGAAGCGACCGATGAGCAGTTGGCGCAGGCGCGCCCTTTTGCCGAAGCCTTCCCCGCGCTGGCGGACAAGATGCGCCGGAATGTCAGCGGACGGCCGAAAGCCGACAAGACTAAAGTCGCCGTCTCGATCCGGCTCGACTCCGAAGTGCTCGAAGCCTTCAAGGCTGGCGGCCCCGGCTGGCAGTCGCGTATGAACAAGGCGCTACGCAAGGTCGCGGGAATATGA
- the cobS gene encoding cobaltochelatase subunit CobS, giving the protein MTDIPNSLPDHHGSTLLAAPDTEVDAREMFGVDIDMKVPAFSEADARVPDLDPAYVFDGDTTLAILAGFKYNRRVMVQGYHGTGKSTHIEQVAARLKWPCIRVNLDAHISRIDLVGRDAIVLRDGQQVTEFREGLLPWALQTPTALVFDEYDAGRPDVMFVIQRVLETEGKLTLLDQNRVIRPNPYFRLFSTANTVGLGDTSGLYHGTQQINQGQMDRWNIVVTLNYLPAATESAIVLAKVPDTDDTTVANMVKVADLTRQGFINGDISTVMSPRTVISWAQNTAIFHNIGFAFRLSFLNKCDEAERMIVAEYYQRVFGEDLPESVVGK; this is encoded by the coding sequence ATGACCGATATTCCGAACAGCCTCCCCGACCATCACGGATCGACGCTGCTGGCCGCGCCCGATACGGAGGTCGACGCGCGCGAGATGTTCGGCGTCGACATCGACATGAAGGTGCCGGCATTCAGCGAGGCCGACGCGCGCGTGCCCGACCTCGACCCCGCCTATGTCTTCGACGGCGACACGACGCTCGCGATCCTGGCCGGATTCAAATATAACCGCCGCGTGATGGTGCAGGGCTATCACGGCACCGGCAAATCGACGCATATCGAACAGGTTGCCGCGCGACTCAAATGGCCGTGCATCCGCGTCAACCTCGACGCGCATATCAGCCGCATAGATCTTGTCGGTCGCGACGCGATCGTCCTGCGCGACGGCCAGCAGGTCACCGAGTTCCGCGAAGGCCTGCTTCCTTGGGCGCTGCAAACCCCGACCGCGCTGGTTTTCGACGAATATGACGCGGGCCGCCCCGACGTGATGTTCGTGATCCAGCGCGTGCTCGAGACCGAGGGCAAGCTGACCCTGCTCGACCAGAATCGCGTGATCCGCCCCAATCCGTATTTCCGCCTTTTCTCGACCGCGAACACCGTTGGCCTCGGCGACACGAGCGGCCTCTATCACGGCACGCAGCAGATCAACCAGGGCCAGATGGACCGCTGGAACATCGTCGTCACGCTCAACTATCTGCCCGCCGCCACCGAAAGCGCGATCGTCCTCGCCAAGGTGCCCGACACAGACGACACGACCGTCGCCAATATGGTCAAGGTCGCCGATCTGACGCGGCAGGGTTTCATCAATGGCGACATCTCGACCGTCATGTCGCCGCGCACGGTGATCAGCTGGGCGCAGAATACTGCGATCTTCCACAATATCGGTTTCGCCTTCCGCCTGTCTTTCCTCAACAAATGCGACGAAGCCGAACGGATGATCGTCGCCGAATATTATCAGCGCGTATTCGGCGAGGATTTGCCTGAAAGCGTCGTCGGAAAATAG
- a CDS encoding DUF2200 domain-containing protein yields the protein MAEHRIYGMSFASVYLHYVAKAERKGRTREEVDEVIRWLTGYSQKALEGQIAAQTDIKGFFGEAPAMNQARDQIKGVVCGIRVENIEEPLMREIRYLDKLIDELAKGKAMEKILRAPGPAER from the coding sequence ATGGCAGAACATCGCATCTATGGCATGAGCTTTGCCAGCGTCTATCTGCATTATGTGGCCAAGGCCGAGCGCAAGGGGCGCACGAGGGAGGAGGTCGACGAGGTCATTCGCTGGCTGACCGGCTATAGCCAAAAGGCGTTGGAGGGGCAGATTGCAGCCCAGACCGACATTAAGGGCTTTTTTGGTGAGGCGCCCGCGATGAATCAGGCGCGCGATCAGATCAAGGGCGTCGTCTGCGGTATCCGCGTCGAAAATATCGAAGAACCGCTGATGCGCGAGATCCGCTATCTCGACAAGCTGATCGACGAGCTGGCGAAAGGCAAGGCGATGGAAAAAATCTTGCGTGCCCCCGGGCCCGCCGAACGCTGA
- the cobT gene encoding cobaltochelatase subunit CobT, with protein MSTQSPLDDFKAALSSVARAVTRDAEVEVGFTADAPAQVGKAIKVPTPSRTLPADQVAEARGFADGYALRMKHHSDKIHNAARPAEPIAAAAFDAMERARVEALGARHMAGMRGNLAASLAMRMRSDPISRAQDRADVPMSSALELMLREALTGERAPQGTETGLSLVREWISKEAGGDLTALSMLLDDQAAFAETAKIALRHLDLIQSDEPLEEGAEDGGEEDQTEAEESQEEQESEDGGSGESQVDARAEMAGDQADDGDSDPDAQEMEADGEPEMGGEGDEGMLPVRPNRLPSDIPDFNYLRFTEKHDEIIAATELCDADELTRLRAYLDQQMQHLQGAVTKLANRLQRRLMAQQNRAWDFDQEEGQLDAARLARVIVSPGQSLSYKIERDTDFRDTVVSLLIDNSGSMRGRPISIAAISADILARTLERCGVKTEILGFTTRTWKGGQSREDWLTAGRPAHPGRLNDLRHIIYKPADEPYRRARKSLGLMMREGLLKENIDGEALMWAHQRIISRPEERRILMVISDGAPVDDSTLSVNHGAYLDQHLRQVIEWIENRSPVELCAIGIGHDVTRYYSRAVTIMDAEQLGGTMVEQLAGLFDVD; from the coding sequence ATGTCCACCCAATCTCCCCTCGACGATTTCAAGGCCGCGCTGTCGAGCGTCGCGCGCGCGGTCACCCGCGATGCCGAGGTCGAGGTGGGCTTCACCGCCGATGCCCCCGCGCAGGTCGGCAAGGCGATCAAGGTGCCGACCCCGTCGCGCACGCTCCCCGCCGATCAGGTCGCCGAGGCACGCGGTTTCGCCGATGGCTATGCGCTGCGGATGAAGCATCATAGCGACAAGATTCACAATGCGGCGCGTCCCGCCGAGCCGATCGCCGCCGCGGCCTTCGATGCGATGGAACGCGCACGGGTCGAGGCGCTGGGCGCGCGGCATATGGCGGGGATGCGCGGCAATCTCGCGGCCAGCCTTGCGATGCGGATGCGGTCGGACCCGATCAGCCGCGCGCAGGACCGGGCCGACGTGCCGATGTCGAGCGCGCTCGAGTTGATGCTGCGCGAGGCGCTGACCGGCGAACGCGCGCCGCAGGGGACCGAGACCGGCCTGTCCTTGGTGCGCGAATGGATCAGCAAGGAGGCGGGCGGCGATTTGACCGCGCTGTCGATGCTGCTCGACGATCAGGCGGCGTTCGCTGAAACCGCGAAAATCGCGCTCCGCCACCTCGACCTCATCCAGAGCGACGAGCCGCTGGAGGAAGGCGCCGAGGATGGCGGCGAAGAGGATCAGACCGAAGCTGAGGAGAGTCAGGAAGAACAGGAAAGCGAAGACGGCGGCTCCGGTGAAAGCCAGGTCGACGCCCGCGCCGAAATGGCAGGCGATCAGGCCGACGACGGCGACAGCGACCCCGACGCGCAGGAAATGGAGGCCGACGGCGAACCCGAAATGGGCGGCGAAGGTGACGAAGGGATGCTGCCCGTCCGCCCCAACCGTCTGCCGAGCGACATTCCCGACTTCAACTACCTCCGCTTTACCGAAAAGCATGACGAGATCATCGCCGCGACCGAGCTTTGCGACGCCGACGAACTCACCCGCCTGCGCGCCTATCTCGACCAGCAGATGCAGCATCTGCAGGGCGCGGTGACCAAGCTCGCGAACCGGCTCCAGCGCCGCCTGATGGCGCAGCAGAACCGCGCATGGGATTTCGATCAGGAGGAGGGGCAGCTCGACGCCGCACGGCTCGCGCGCGTCATCGTCTCCCCCGGCCAGTCGCTGTCCTACAAGATCGAGCGCGACACCGACTTCCGCGACACCGTCGTCTCGCTGCTCATCGACAATAGCGGATCGATGCGCGGACGCCCAATCAGCATCGCCGCGATCAGCGCCGACATCCTCGCGCGAACGCTCGAACGCTGCGGCGTCAAGACCGAAATCCTCGGCTTCACCACGCGTACATGGAAGGGCGGACAGAGCCGCGAGGACTGGCTCACCGCGGGCCGCCCCGCACACCCCGGCCGCCTCAACGACCTCCGCCACATCATCTACAAGCCCGCCGACGAACCCTATCGCCGCGCGCGCAAGTCGCTGGGGCTGATGATGCGTGAAGGGCTGCTCAAGGAAAATATCGACGGCGAAGCGCTGATGTGGGCGCACCAGCGGATTATCAGCCGGCCAGAGGAACGCCGCATCCTGATGGTGATTTCGGACGGAGCACCGGTCGACGACAGCACGCTGTCGGTCAACCACGGCGCCTATCTCGACCAGCATCTGCGCCAGGTCATCGAATGGATCGAAAACCGCTCCCCCGTCGAACTCTGCGCAATCGGCATCGGCCACGATGTAACGCGCTACTACAGCCGCGCGGTGACGATCATGGATGCCGAGCAGCTGGGTGGCACTATGGTGGAGCAATTGGCGGGATTGTTCGACGTCGATTGA
- a CDS encoding DnaJ domain-containing protein, giving the protein MPGCREPGEFRAPASAHRSPDGPPPYRWLCLDHVREFNAGYNFFEGMSADQIMAAQSPTAGWETESRAFRAAGSADLPPRWADFRDPMDALGARFRQRMDEAHREAANPALSREEHAAMQLMGLAADADRAALRRRYSELVRKYHPDRNGGNRSFETRLSQVVEAYQLLRKSRVFA; this is encoded by the coding sequence GTGCCCGGTTGCCGCGAGCCCGGCGAATTTCGCGCGCCCGCATCGGCGCATCGCTCGCCCGACGGTCCGCCCCCCTATCGCTGGCTGTGCCTCGACCATGTCCGCGAATTCAACGCGGGTTATAATTTCTTCGAAGGGATGAGCGCCGATCAGATCATGGCGGCACAGTCCCCCACCGCCGGCTGGGAAACCGAAAGCCGTGCCTTTCGCGCGGCGGGCAGCGCCGACCTGCCACCGCGCTGGGCGGATTTCAGGGATCCGATGGACGCGCTCGGCGCGCGGTTCCGGCAGCGGATGGACGAAGCGCATCGTGAGGCGGCCAACCCCGCCCTCTCGCGCGAAGAACATGCCGCGATGCAGTTGATGGGCCTTGCCGCCGATGCCGACCGCGCCGCGCTGCGCCGCCGCTACAGCGAGCTCGTGCGCAAATATCATCCGGACCGGAATGGTGGAAATCGCAGTTTCGAAACCCGGCTGAGTCAGGTAGTAGAAGCCTATCAATTGCTGAGAAAGAGTAGGGTGTTTGCATAG
- a CDS encoding BrnT family toxin: MILWDESKRQINLAKHGFDFADLSEEFFRSAQVIPAKGGRHMAIGRLDDGTIAVVFALLGTEGVSVISMRHASKKERGLL, translated from the coding sequence ATGATCCTCTGGGACGAATCGAAGCGTCAGATCAATCTCGCCAAGCACGGTTTCGATTTCGCCGACCTGTCGGAAGAGTTTTTCCGGTCGGCTCAGGTGATCCCGGCGAAGGGTGGTCGGCATATGGCGATCGGGCGACTCGACGATGGAACGATTGCGGTGGTGTTCGCCCTTCTTGGCACCGAAGGGGTGTCGGTGATCTCGATGCGCCACGCCAGCAAAAAGGAAAGAGGCCTGTTATGA
- a CDS encoding ester cyclase, whose protein sequence is MTDLNEARIEAVRLHMALEITHDWDGVIATFDHPRYELMGPGTVFDGEAAVRSYFASSREPFPDQANDVIAIAADAESDTVLVEFWLTGTHLGPLKLGPRTIEPTGKAFRIRMAASFEFAPGSDKIICERPYYDQSAVMKALGLL, encoded by the coding sequence ATGACCGATCTTAACGAAGCACGGATTGAGGCGGTGCGCCTTCATATGGCGCTGGAGATCACGCACGATTGGGACGGTGTCATCGCGACCTTTGATCATCCGCGCTACGAATTGATGGGCCCCGGCACCGTTTTTGACGGCGAGGCCGCGGTGCGGTCCTATTTTGCTTCGTCGCGCGAACCCTTTCCCGATCAGGCCAACGACGTCATCGCGATCGCCGCCGACGCTGAAAGCGATACGGTGCTTGTCGAATTCTGGCTGACCGGCACGCATCTCGGGCCGCTGAAGCTGGGCCCGCGCACGATCGAACCGACAGGCAAGGCGTTTCGTATCCGCATGGCCGCAAGCTTCGAATTTGCCCCCGGCAGCGACAAGATCATCTGCGAGCGTCCCTATTACGATCAGTCGGCAGTGATGAAGGCGCTCGGCCTCCTCTGA
- a CDS encoding type II toxin-antitoxin system RelE/ParE family toxin produces the protein MEIESISHKALRRFVETGKPKGLSGDLIDRLSKMVNFIIAAETIDELGTPPNYGLHPLTGDRAGTWAMTVTRNWRMTFSIDDQGAIINLDLEDYH, from the coding sequence GTGGAGATCGAGAGCATCAGTCATAAAGCGCTGCGGCGGTTCGTCGAGACGGGCAAGCCGAAGGGCCTGTCGGGCGATCTGATCGATCGTCTGTCCAAAATGGTGAACTTCATCATCGCGGCAGAGACGATCGACGAACTCGGAACGCCGCCCAACTATGGCCTGCACCCCCTGACGGGGGACCGGGCCGGGACATGGGCGATGACCGTCACGCGCAATTGGCGGATGACATTCTCGATCGACGACCAGGGGGCGATTATCAACCTGGACTTGGAGGATTATCACTGA
- a CDS encoding DUF5694 domain-containing protein, whose product MTLIAALMLAATAPTGTPAASSTYVPSFDPSGLKDNVGGPPGEVLVLGTPHLSSFPKNFQAENLGPLLDRLAAWRPQMIAIEAVSGAQCEMLLRYASVYPDAYKSYCWNPEPAREATGLDVPAATAEAEKLLATWPENPTAAQRRRLAAVFLAGGEQASAVVQWLQLPIAERQPGEGLNDLLVERLNELVSRRNENYLIGAALAARLGLQRVHSVDDHSADFSSESSEDEAAYGTAVQRAWDNPATAKRRAIDDELMKRLDGEGVLAIYRDYNSEHSMRLIFESDFGAAVAGVSPKNHTRRYSGWWETRNLRMVANIRRAMARQPGTRMLAIVGASHKGYYEAYLHMMHDINLVDAEAMLK is encoded by the coding sequence TTGACCCTGATTGCCGCGCTGATGCTCGCCGCCACCGCGCCGACCGGCACTCCTGCAGCGTCGTCGACCTATGTACCGAGCTTTGATCCGAGCGGGCTAAAGGATAATGTCGGCGGCCCGCCGGGCGAGGTGCTGGTCCTCGGAACGCCGCATCTTTCTAGCTTTCCAAAGAATTTTCAGGCGGAAAACCTGGGTCCGCTGCTCGATCGCCTCGCCGCCTGGCGGCCGCAGATGATCGCCATTGAGGCCGTATCGGGAGCGCAATGCGAAATGCTGCTGCGCTATGCGTCGGTTTATCCCGATGCTTACAAAAGTTATTGCTGGAATCCCGAACCCGCGCGCGAGGCGACGGGGCTCGATGTTCCGGCTGCTACCGCCGAGGCCGAAAAATTGCTTGCAACTTGGCCCGAAAATCCCACCGCCGCCCAGCGGCGGCGCCTGGCTGCGGTATTTCTGGCCGGCGGCGAACAGGCGTCTGCGGTTGTGCAATGGTTGCAACTGCCAATTGCCGAGCGCCAGCCGGGCGAGGGACTCAATGACTTGCTTGTCGAACGACTGAACGAACTCGTGAGTCGGCGGAACGAAAATTATCTGATCGGCGCGGCGCTTGCCGCACGGCTCGGGCTCCAGCGTGTCCATTCGGTCGACGACCACAGCGCCGACTTTTCGTCTGAATCGTCGGAGGATGAAGCCGCTTATGGTACCGCGGTGCAGCGCGCATGGGACAATCCTGCCACCGCAAAGCGCAGGGCGATCGATGATGAATTGATGAAGCGGCTCGATGGCGAAGGCGTGCTTGCCATCTACCGTGACTATAATAGCGAGCACTCGATGCGGCTCATTTTTGAAAGCGATTTCGGTGCCGCCGTCGCTGGCGTGTCACCCAAAAATCATACACGGCGCTATTCGGGATGGTGGGAAACACGCAACCTGCGGATGGTCGCCAATATCCGCCGCGCCATGGCACGCCAGCCCGGCACGCGGATGCTCGCGATCGTGGGCGCATCGCACAAGGGCTATTACGAAGCCTATCTGCACATGATGCACGACATCAACCTGGTCGACGCCGAAGCCATGCTGAAATAG
- a CDS encoding alpha/beta hydrolase: MLCLHQRVFAVSLTRRLLAAVAFVPLAGCSIAAVDYGKIRHADYVADPRCNAQPGAVVDGGALPHFFATSRLPDCRTSEIELLHHRSDSVRYGRFNAPREVVVGKKKRFLPPLAFQAAPDWWRALQAETDRRQGRVLLYVHGYRENFSTTSKDAAQIARMTGFDGPIIEYSWPSQGKLLSYVVDETNMYHDVRNFRDFLKALAEQRWVKEIVIVSHSLGARLVIPAVAYVDRASSDADSSNISNIILASPDIDRETFERDIEEEVLSARRVAKDRRITIYTSRADKALAASRAIHGYPRLGSPYCFNPFEAADLKAKGFPERCYPAPRAGLTVIDTTDVSRGSTGHSNFLLSAPACRDFIDVVAGKQIRPERVATPWAHVFRLQPDPALTKEEHEAICHRTAEADDDR; encoded by the coding sequence ATGCTCTGCCTCCATCAGCGCGTTTTTGCTGTATCCCTAACCCGTCGCCTCCTTGCCGCGGTTGCCTTCGTCCCGCTTGCCGGGTGCAGCATTGCGGCGGTCGATTACGGCAAGATCCGCCACGCCGACTATGTTGCCGACCCGCGCTGCAATGCCCAGCCCGGCGCAGTCGTCGATGGCGGGGCGCTCCCCCATTTTTTTGCGACGAGCCGCCTGCCCGACTGCCGCACGAGCGAGATCGAGCTGCTGCATCACCGCAGCGACAGCGTGCGTTACGGCCGCTTCAACGCGCCGCGCGAGGTCGTGGTGGGCAAGAAAAAGCGCTTCCTGCCCCCGCTCGCGTTTCAGGCGGCGCCCGACTGGTGGCGCGCGCTGCAGGCCGAGACCGACCGGCGGCAGGGCCGCGTGCTGCTCTATGTCCACGGTTATCGCGAGAATTTCTCGACCACGTCGAAGGACGCGGCGCAGATCGCGCGAATGACGGGGTTCGACGGGCCGATCATCGAATATAGCTGGCCGTCGCAGGGCAAGCTGCTGAGCTATGTCGTCGATGAAACGAACATGTATCACGACGTCCGCAACTTCCGCGACTTCCTGAAAGCACTCGCTGAACAGCGCTGGGTGAAGGAGATCGTGATCGTCTCGCACTCCCTCGGCGCACGGCTCGTCATCCCCGCGGTCGCCTACGTCGATCGTGCATCGAGCGATGCCGACAGCAGCAATATCTCGAACATCATCCTCGCTTCGCCCGACATCGACCGCGAAACGTTCGAACGCGACATCGAGGAAGAGGTGCTGTCGGCGCGGCGCGTCGCGAAAGACCGGCGGATCACCATCTACACGTCGCGCGCCGACAAGGCGCTCGCGGCTTCGCGCGCGATCCACGGCTATCCGCGACTGGGCTCGCCTTATTGTTTCAATCCGTTCGAGGCTGCCGACCTCAAGGCGAAGGGCTTCCCCGAACGCTGCTATCCGGCACCGCGTGCCGGACTGACGGTGATCGACACAACCGACGTGTCGCGCGGCTCGACGGGCCACAGCAATTTCCTGCTGAGCGCGCCCGCCTGCCGCGATTTCATTGATGTTGTCGCAGGCAAGCAGATACGGCCCGAACGTGTAGCGACGCCGTGGGCCCATGTGTTCCGGCTGCAGCCCGACCCGGCGCTGACCAAAGAAGAGCATGAAGCGATCTGCCATCGGACCGCCGAGGCGGACGACGACCGCTGA
- a CDS encoding HigA family addiction module antitoxin yields the protein MAIKVHPSFAIHAGEWLKTEIVEAHGVSINDVAEAFGVSRQSVSAVLNGRAALTADMAIRFEKAFGVKAETLLRMQSRYELAKAREHEADLVVKRLIAA from the coding sequence ATGGCTATCAAGGTTCACCCCTCTTTCGCGATTCACGCCGGCGAGTGGTTGAAGACCGAGATCGTCGAAGCGCATGGCGTATCGATCAATGACGTGGCGGAGGCGTTCGGCGTCAGCCGCCAGTCGGTGAGTGCCGTTCTGAATGGCCGCGCGGCGCTGACCGCCGATATGGCCATCCGCTTTGAGAAGGCGTTCGGCGTGAAGGCCGAGACGCTGCTGCGGATGCAGTCGCGCTACGAACTCGCCAAGGCGAGAGAGCATGAAGCCGACCTCGTCGTGAAGCGGCTGATCGCGGCTTGA
- a CDS encoding MFS transporter, with product MKRPWVVIACAAFIVTLAMGVRQSFGLFLPQMSVDIGISRSDFGLALALQNLLFGLVQPFVGALADKHGAGRIVFFGALLYALGLIGAAFATDAIGLHLSFGLLIGMAQSATTFVIVLGAVGRVVSAEKRGTAFGIVTAGGSLGQFLVVPLASMLLGDIGYHQTLWIMAGLVALCGLLAIGVAGRADGGASLTLEVEQSAREALREAAVHRGYWLLNAGFFVCGFHIAFIATHLPAYLDDKGLGIEIGAQVLALVGLFNILGSYVFGRAGDVMRQKYVLSALYTARAAVIALFLFLPLTHASALAFAGAMGFLWLGTIPLTSGIVGRIFGVRHLSMLYGIVFLSHQIGSFFGAWMAGLIFDATGSYNIAWGFAIALGLFAGLVHLPIADTPVKRLQAA from the coding sequence ATGAAACGCCCGTGGGTCGTCATCGCCTGTGCCGCTTTCATCGTCACGCTGGCGATGGGCGTGCGCCAGTCGTTCGGCCTGTTCCTGCCGCAGATGAGCGTCGACATCGGCATCAGTCGCTCGGATTTCGGGCTTGCGCTGGCGCTTCAGAACCTGCTGTTCGGGCTCGTCCAGCCGTTTGTCGGCGCGCTCGCCGACAAGCATGGCGCGGGACGGATCGTCTTTTTCGGGGCGCTTCTCTATGCACTCGGGTTGATCGGCGCGGCGTTCGCGACCGACGCGATCGGGCTGCATCTGAGCTTCGGCCTTCTGATCGGCATGGCGCAGTCGGCAACGACCTTCGTCATCGTATTGGGCGCGGTCGGCCGCGTCGTCAGTGCTGAAAAGCGCGGCACCGCGTTCGGCATCGTCACCGCGGGCGGTTCCCTCGGGCAATTCCTAGTCGTGCCGTTGGCGTCGATGCTGCTCGGCGACATCGGCTATCACCAGACGCTGTGGATCATGGCGGGGCTGGTTGCACTGTGCGGCCTGCTGGCGATCGGGGTTGCGGGGCGCGCCGACGGCGGCGCAAGCCTGACCCTGGAGGTCGAGCAAAGCGCGCGCGAGGCGCTGCGCGAGGCGGCGGTTCACCGCGGGTACTGGCTGCTCAACGCGGGCTTTTTCGTCTGCGGCTTTCACATCGCTTTCATCGCGACGCACCTGCCCGCCTATCTCGACGACAAGGGGCTGGGGATCGAGATCGGCGCGCAGGTGCTGGCGCTTGTCGGGCTGTTCAACATCCTCGGTTCCTATGTGTTTGGCCGCGCGGGTGATGTGATGCGCCAGAAATATGTGCTGTCGGCGCTTTACACCGCGCGCGCGGCGGTGATCGCGCTTTTTCTGTTCCTGCCGCTGACCCATGCGAGCGCGCTCGCCTTCGCCGGCGCGATGGGTTTCCTGTGGCTCGGCACGATCCCGCTCACCAGCGGGATCGTCGGGCGCATCTTCGGCGTCCGACACCTGTCGATGCTGTATGGCATCGTCTTTCTCAGCCATCAGATCGGCAGCTTCTTTGGTGCGTGGATGGCGGGGCTGATCTTCGATGCGACGGGCAGCTATAACATCGCGTGGGGCTTTGCGATCGCGCTCGGGCTGTTCGCGGGGCTTGTCCACCTCCCGATCGCCGACACGCCGGTCAAACGGTTGCAGGCGGCATGA